In Hippoglossus hippoglossus isolate fHipHip1 chromosome 15, fHipHip1.pri, whole genome shotgun sequence, the genomic stretch AGTGGAATGTCCCCAGGGCCACTACATggatgtataaatgtataaagttAAAAAAGCAACTTTTTTACTccatagattaaaaaaataaaaaaaacactgttggcagtgatgtgaatgtgtttcaCTGGTACAGTCCTTTAAAGTGAAACTACAGAAGAAGGAACGGCTGCACCACCTGCCGTGCTGAGTGGAGCAGTGCAGCAGAAAGCGGCGAGACACATAGAGCCGAGATACTGACGAGGAAGTTCAGTACCATCCCCAGCAGGAGGATGGCGAGCAGGTATCCATGGAAGAGCAAACTGTGCCAGCTGCCCCGACTCAGAACCTGCCAGGGCCTGTCTGGGTGCAGTAGCCACAGGAGGCCCAGCACCCAGCTCTGGTTCACCAGCTGGGCGTAGTAGATGTCAAAAATGGACGCTTGGGCATCAGGGGAGTGGGGGTGCTCAGCTTCAGACACTTTGGCCAgccaggtcagagagagactgTGGAGGATTAAAGCCAGAGGTGCATACATGTATTCCAGAGGATCAACAACCGAGAGACCTTTggacactgcagagagagagagagagagagagagagagagaggagattgATTAGAGGTTCTGAGGTTAAGATTCATCGATTTCACCTCGAAACATCCTGTGAATATTTACCTGTGGCGACGAGAGAAGTCCCAGTCAGGATGGAGATCAGAACAGAGATGTGGAGAGAGGGCAGAGATGTCAGCTTCAGAGCAAAACTAAAGCCGACAGTTATCAGGGGCATCAGGGGCAGAGTGGTGGGGAAGAGGCCGGAATACGCACTGTTGGCTTGGGCCCACGTAGCCAGCACGGCGTGGATGCTGCTACAGATAGCTGGCACCAACACCCTCTCACCCAGAGACCTGGAGTAACGCTTCAGAGGCACCAGACCCAGGACGTGGAGGAGATTTAAGACTGACAAGGAGATCAGAACCTGGAGAGGATTTCATAATGTCATTATAAAGCATTACAGTGCACACACCACTGTATACAGATGCTCAAATAGAAAGTTCTGACGGTGTGCAGAGTCACAGATTTTAAATTCATGACATACTTGTAGATGATACAAACCAATAATTGCCCTGATTCTGTGCCTCTAAATCTAAACTGCAAATATGCAAAATATTCTATAGCTTCTCCTTCTCACCTTTTGCTTTTGTTGGACAtaaaaagcaatttgaaaaatatttattttcaatctgagaaactgaaaaacCCGATTGATTCCTAATGGAAATAATGGTTGGCTGCAGCTTTCATCTTTGTCATTACACAGTTTTACTGTATGTAAAACCCTCAATTATCATTTTTAGACGAAgctaaatacaaataaacatctTCTCTATTATAATCAATGAGACAACCCTCTTTGTTCaggtgttttcatgtttaaaatgctctttaaagctttaaaacaCTCATTAATGTCGAGCTGTTCTGAAGCATAATGCACACGTCATGACTGAAAATACATCAATTGTGGTCTGAACTGGATATGAAGGctggtcggggggggggggggggggggggggggggggggtcaacacTGCCTCTCATTCAAAGTCAACTGGGTTTGGCTCCAGCCTCCATGACCCCTAAAGGATTATCAGTGTTGTTAAAGGACGGATATGAGGTAGACTTTAGACCAGTCACAGGGTTATTCCCTGATATTACTTCAAGAATATTCCAAATGTCCATAAATCAACATGTTTACAGCcttcgacacacacacacacacacacacacacacacacacacacacacacacacacacacacacacacacacacatacataggTGACTTTTCATTGTGCAGGCATTTCAAGTTACCTGCAGTAATGATTAACAACGGttctaaataaaaattaaaaacaaagatttctTAATGAATCGTCGTTGTTCTAGACCAGAGGTAGCCAACACGGTGCCTGTGGGCTCCTGGTCGCCCGCAGGGACCCCGCGAGTCGCCCGCAAGGCATgctctaaatttaaaaaagaaaaaaaaattaaaaatgaagaaaaaaatgaaaaaatgaaatttgaaattaaaaaaaaagtcaaaccgcCATCTCACTCTATGCTGAGACAAGCTAGCGGGAGCAGCAACGATGGCGAGCTAGATGTGGTTTTTACCccccaaactaaagaaaacaaattatatatataaagggttttttattgtgaaatatttgcaggagcggaaagatgcacggcttcatactgtgtagtactggtatttatttgagtacaagggacttctttcatacaaggcaataatcatatttgtggccatattcaaatcaaagcctatatgtaaaaacattgtgctgcagtagcagctcctctgcagaacatgatgtggaactgagaagctacatattttgcattgtaaatatgaattgatattaatttgaatattgtcattgaatagaaaaagttgcacaactgcctctctttgtgtatatttatttcttgtacattcagcctttaacagaaattgcaaaagataataaatatgaccctcctaagtgggttttttggaagatatcagggtggtagctctcggcttacgtttggaattaaaaagtgatcttgggctcgaaaaggttggtgaccactgttCTAGACTCACACATTATTACTAATATTAACTGTTATCACCACTGTTTTTTATCAGTATCTTTACAAAAATGTGCCGACTGTGTGGGtgacctttttaaatatattatataaatataataataataatttcccaTTTTGCCTGTTGTCAGAGATAATAAATTCAGTCCTTCAGTCAGATGTCAACAAAACAGCAGGTAAACCACAGTGTGCAATGTTGTCACACTTAGTAGAAAGCAAAGCATTTCATTTGTGATTGCTTTATTTTGATaaaagatttagatttattGTCAATAGAGAGTCATCAGGGAGCAGCCGGTTACCAACCTGGCCAAAGCACAGAGCCACGGCGTAGGGGTAATGGTACTGAGGGATGAAGATGCCGGCCACAAAGTTTCGGAGTCTGTCAGCCAGTCCATATATCACCAGGACCACCAGGCAGAGGGCGGGAACCAGGGGCCTCAGTGCATGATTAGATGAGAGACTCCTCGCTGCTGAGGCACAACGTCCTCGCCTCCAACTCCTTGAACTGCACAGGGAACCGAGACGAATCGTACAATACATGAAATTCAAGTTTGTAAGTCTTTCCACCAGAATAACAGAAAAGGCCCATTTTTGCTGAACTTAAAGCTCATTGGTTGCTGAATTGTTTGGTTGACAACCTCTTGAAAAGTAAATTATTTGCTGTGATGAATCTATTTggttttataaatatttgttttttctcatttcagtgGTTCACAGAGCAACAaagattatatataaaatataaaagccaGTAAGTTTACCTTATATAAGACATGCTGTCATTCTGTGCAGATCTTCCTGTTGATCAATGTGGAAATCAACATGTCAAGAACAACTGAAATTCaaccagcagctgagacaacatCCTCACCCACTGTTGCTTTGGCCTGTGTCATGTACCAGTTAAATATTAACCCTAACCTTTGCTttatttcattctgttttatttatgattgAGGCTGCAAAGCTTCGAGCCAAATTTCTTGTGCTGAATCAAACTAAGTGAACGAGTCGAATCTACATTCTTGAGATAATATCAGCAGAAAAGTCATATTACGGTACATATATCATTGGAGGTACAGCTGATATAACTGCATGCTTAAAAGGTTTAACGGTTAAAAATGGTTAATTTAGTATTTTTGTTAACATTGAGAAATCACAAGAATTTAAACTCACCATCAGGATTTCCTCAAAAAGTCATATTTCATCTTCATATTCCAGTCATCACTTCTGAGTGGCTGTGGCTGCCGTCCTGTCACCACCTACAAATAACAGCACAGTTGCTATATGAATTTGTGCaccttctccctctcactctgctgAACTGGCTCCTGCTCTCTGCGTCGCGGGCATTCACCTCATGTGTTTCCATACTTCGCTCCCATGGACTTTGGTCCcggtctgtttgttttcccacAATCAGACAATTAGACAATCAGAAGACTCGTGAAAGTCATctcctctgaacacacacagagatagagCAGACATCTGTGGAATCTATCAAGGTTTTctgacacattttattacacCAGACGAGTGAATCTGAGACTCTTTCAGCCTAATGAGAGGAattctatccatctatctatctatctatctatccatctatccatctatctatctatctatctatctatctatctatctatctatctatctatctatctatctatcttataTTGATTATAGATTTCTAACCCTATTGATGAAGCTTACCTCTTCCTGAGGAGTGAGTAAATCCTggctctgcttcctctcagctTTACCACCTGTTTGTGACATTCCTGACAGTCCGTCTCCAGCTTTTCCCTGCTCCCCCACAccccacacccccacctccTGTCTGGATCCCTCTGTAGCTACACAGGCCATCATGGAGTCCAGCAGGCACATAGCTGCATGAGTGAGGGTCTTCTTAAGTAAACAAACCCAGCAGACCAAGAGGATGGGGGCCTgtgctctctgcagctcagacaaacacagtAGCAGCGTGAGCACCCTGACTGATCCAGGACACAATAGCAAAAAGCCTGTTGTAGGCCTCAAAAGGCTTTTAGTTCTACCTCTGTGTGTCATTGCGGCTGGTTgaacatcacaaaacacaaacaatataatgTAGTATGGTGACCAGTCATGTGTGCGGAAACATGTGGACACTGATATGAGTGATATACAGAATGTATACActgttatgtgtgtttatattcttCACTGAGCCTTCACAGTCTGCCAACTTGTTTCATTAAACTCACTATGGCAGTCGAATAGCAGttatcaagaaaaaaaaacacatgtgcacTGGATGAATcattaaaattatgttttcatgactGTAGCCAACGCGAGAAGATTTTAGATAAACTTCCATCTTTCAACCCTTTAACAAGAAGTTAATGATTAATTAACAACTTTGGACCATGGACCATGTTTCAAATCCACACTCAAATAAAGACTCCAGAgttcaataaaaaatacatcacCGTACATTAAAGAAGCATGAAATGACAACAATTTCTGCACAAAACCATCCATTAAAAGATGTCTGCCAACATATCTGTTCTATTAAGTGCATCCTCTTCCTATTTAAATCAATATAGCCTGTTTGATAAGAACTGTCCTGAACTCTGGTTTTATGATCAACGTGAAACCTTTTTGCGTTCACAGCAAACACTGGGAGTTAATTTGAATAAAGTAGGACTCCAGTCCACGTCTCTCCTCTGAGAACCTGTCACAGCCAGTTACCATGTGTTCCTCTAGAGCACTTAACCACTGCTGCGTTTCCAAGACCACCAATTAAATTAAGGTCGAGGCTGCAGCGGGGCAGAAGAAAGAAGCAGCAACTAATTGTGCATGGTGGGTTTTCTCAGATCTTTTATTtctcaaagtttgtttttacaacatttatttgtttcttggTGTAGCATGTTCTTCTGATGAAGGCCTGGTGGGAAAAGCTGATGCATCTGCCAAATGACTTTAACAACATGGGTGTAGTACTGTCCAGGTaaatcagtttctttttctgtttgtgtgtcagagtgaaCAACAGTTGTCGAGCGGCCTCCAGAGAACCTGTCAACACATTCCAAACAGAGAGCTGCATCTTTGACAGAGAAGCCAATAGTACAGGCAGTGACCATTCCTCCGTCATACCGATCCAGAACAAAGGTAAAGGTTGCATTTCGGACTTCTAACttgcacacacaaatgtatgcacacacagctAAACACACATTCTGACACTTTGAATTTCCTCAGCGGTGTGTGAGCCAGAGGGGGCGCTGGTTCCTGCTCTTCCGGAACCAGCTTGTGTGGAGCGAGGCTACATCACCCCACAGCAAGCGTACAACCTGCTGAGCGCAGAGGAGGGCCAGCCTGCCTTATACGATCCTCACTATATTCTCATCCTGGACTGCCGCAGTGCAGAGGGGTCGGTGCTGCACAGATACTCAACACCCCCATGGAAATCACATTATGGTCTTAAAGTTACCAGCTTTCAATCAACACGTCTGTTTCCACACAAAGAGGATAATGATGGAGTTTATTGCAGAACTTTGTACAGAGTTGTATAAGTTTGAGTAGTAGTTTCTATGTTCTTTCATTATTCGGAAGCTGTATGATATGAGTTAGTCCTGTCCTGATGTCGAGCACCAAACGTATAGTGAAATTAGTTTCTATGACAAATAcattgatgaggtttctaatgAGATTTCATAGAGAGAGACTCATTATTTAGAAATTCTGCTATAACACTGTGTAAAAATAACATGGGAAGTCAAAGATTTACTGTGTACGTTAGGTACAGGGATTGCCATGTGGTGACAGCGCGGGCCGCTGTGACGGTGATCCACCCTCAGCTGGGCTGTCTGATCAGCTGTATAGATCTGCAGAAGTATTCTATAATACTGCTGTACGCAGAGGAAGGATCCAGCCCAGGTCAGCAATGCACTTCCATTCAGACTCTGGTGatgttttaactttttatcCAGCACCACATTGTGTcaaaatgtttggttttgagcaaatacctgcaaaatgaatgacattcccatcagcctgaGCTCTACTTTGTGTTCAATCGGCAAATGTTAACTTGCTAACACATTGAAGAAATATGGTGAACATGATAAACCTTTTGCTTAGCATGAGCATGTTGGCGTTGCCATAATGAGCATGTTAAAATGCTAATA encodes the following:
- the si:ch211-248a14.8 gene encoding uncharacterized protein si:ch211-248a14.8; this translates as MSYISSRSWRRGRCASAARSLSSNHALRPLVPALCLVVLVIYGLADRLRNFVAGIFIPQYHYPYAVALCFGQVLISLSVLNLLHVLGLVPLKRYSRSLGERVLVPAICSSIHAVLATWAQANSAYSGLFPTTLPLMPLITVGFSFALKLTSLPSLHISVLISILTGTSLVATVSKGLSVVDPLEYMYAPLALILHSLSLTWLAKVSEAEHPHSPDAQASIFDIYYAQLVNQSWVLGLLWLLHPDRPWQVLSRGSWHSLLFHGYLLAILLLGMVLNFLVSISALCVSPLSAALLHSARQVVQPFLLL